TCTCCAGGGCTTCCTCATATCCCCTGGCCACCGTGATGCCGTAGCCCTCGCTTCTCAGGACAGCCTCCAGGGAGGCCGCGCGCGGGCCTGTGTCCGAGATAAGAAGCACGCAGGAAGAATGTCCGCAGCTCTTCATCGAGAGTGCCGCTCCATGTTTTATTCTTATAGCACCGAGTAGCACACCTGTCAATAGCATAAAAGCAGTGTAGGACACCTCAAAAGTGCCTTAGCGGCTGGTTTCGTGACCGCGGGGACTTCTTCGCGTTTGCGAGGCTTGTTGACCCTGCCTGCGGAGGTTTCTATAATCAGACATGGGGAGACCCCATCGTCTTGGCTGGCCGGCCTGCTTCTTTTACGCCCTCGTCTCGCTCATCGCGCTTCCGGGCGCGTCCGCCCGGGCCTGGCACGACATGACGCATCTGGCGGTTGCCAGGGCCGCCGGCTACGAGAGATGGTACAACGCCGCCGGAGCTGATATGGCCAAGCTCAAGGCCGGAGGCCGGGAGCGATACAACCATTACTTCAACAACGCCCTGGGCGTGGATGTTACCCCGGCGCTGGTGCTCCTGCAGGCGCAGCGCTATAACGCTCCCGAGGGCATCCAGGGCCATCTCTACGGGGCCGTCCTGGGCTCTCTCAGGCGGTACCTGAGGAGCACGGAAGAGGGCAAGTACGCCGAGTACAACCTGGCCTTCTGCGCCCATTACGTCGCGGACCTCTCCCAGCCCCTGCACAACACGCCGTGGGACGATTTCAACCGGCTGCGCCATACGGCCAACGACGCCACGGTGGAGGACGACGGCCTCCCGGCCATCACGCGGAACATCCGCCTTCATATGTATGACATCTCGCTCAGGGGGGAGGATTTCGAACGGGCCGTGGCCAGGGAGGTCGCCCGCATCGCCAATCTCTCGCGCCACCTGGGGATGCGCCTCCGGGCCGAGGACAGGAACATGACGCGCGAGGAGGCGTACACCCAGTTGGGCCACAGCGCTTCTCTTCTCCGGGCCATCCTCATCCGTCTGGGGAAGGATGTCCATGTGGAGGAATCCCTCCCTGCCGCCCGGTGATATCCTGCTGCCGAAGACGTCCGAGGAAACCCTTGGCCCGCGACATCACAAGAAAAAGGCGGCCGGAGGCCGCGGCATCCCAACAAAAAGAAAAAGGGCGGCCGGAGGCCGCCCCGGATAGCCAGAGGATGAAGATTATCTCACGGCGTCCTTAAAAGCCTTCCCCGGAGTGAACTTCGGGGCCTTGGAAGCCTTGATCTTGATGGACTCGCCCGTCTGGGGATTCCTTCCCTTGCGGGCCTTTCTCCGGGTGGCGGCGAAAGTGCCGAATCCCACCAGGGTGACCTTCTGCCCCTTCTTGACGGACTTCACCACCCCGTCGACCA
This window of the Nitrospirota bacterium genome carries:
- a CDS encoding HU family DNA-binding protein gives rise to the protein MTKAELIDKMADDAEISKASAAKALNAMVDGVVKSVKKGQKVTLVGFGTFAATRRKARKGRNPQTGESIKIKASKAPKFTPGKAFKDAVR